The proteins below come from a single Thermopolyspora flexuosa genomic window:
- a CDS encoding AMP-binding protein → MASPNENLATLLEIVADVMADKPAIAHRDRTLTWKEYDERSARLAQHLADRGIGQGSRVCIALYNGFEYMEAVYALMKLRAVPVNLNYRYRERELLEILTDAKADGVIFDAALDDRMSAVAKELPGLRMLRLVTDQSGVTGDDPSRWEGVDVRDYHEAVASAEPMPRIERSGEDEWLLYTGGTTGRPKGVRNNHQWLIGVVETNGLKLLDREVPEDLAEMPKLARENLEHPRRPIMLVAPPLMHAAGLYSAFGAMLASGTVVFLPSRSYDPKHILELVPKYRVTDICLVGDAFARPLADALDAAEASGSPADMSSMLRIFSVGVAWTPEVKKRLLHHMDIVLQDTIAASEGGPFAIGFTRRGQEQMSSKFVLFPGARVVTKDGKDVVPGSGEIGYLAAPAQEGSGYLGDPAKTAEVYKYIDGKRYCVPGDMAILEADGTLTLLGREGRVINTGGEKVFAEEVENVIVTHPDVADANVVGMPDERFGQRIVAVVALKPGATLTADDIRAHVGENLADYKKPREVVFVPEIRRSPSGKSDLTWARKAVEEYRAKSSQAG, encoded by the coding sequence ATGGCGTCCCCCAACGAGAACCTCGCCACGCTCCTCGAGATCGTGGCCGACGTTATGGCCGACAAGCCCGCGATCGCGCACCGTGACCGGACGCTCACCTGGAAGGAGTACGACGAGCGCTCGGCCCGGCTCGCCCAGCACCTCGCGGATCGCGGCATCGGCCAGGGTTCGCGCGTGTGCATCGCGCTCTACAACGGGTTCGAGTACATGGAGGCGGTCTACGCGCTGATGAAGCTGCGGGCCGTCCCCGTGAACCTCAACTACCGCTACCGCGAGCGTGAGCTGCTGGAGATCCTCACCGACGCGAAGGCCGACGGTGTGATCTTCGACGCCGCCCTCGACGACCGGATGAGCGCGGTCGCCAAGGAGCTGCCCGGGCTCCGCATGCTGCGCCTCGTCACCGACCAGTCCGGGGTGACCGGCGACGACCCGTCCCGCTGGGAGGGCGTCGACGTCCGCGACTACCACGAGGCGGTGGCGTCGGCCGAGCCGATGCCGCGCATCGAGCGCTCGGGCGAGGACGAGTGGCTGCTGTACACCGGCGGCACCACCGGTCGCCCCAAGGGCGTGCGGAACAACCACCAGTGGCTGATCGGTGTGGTGGAGACCAACGGTCTCAAGCTGCTCGACCGGGAGGTCCCCGAGGACCTCGCGGAGATGCCCAAGCTCGCGCGCGAGAACCTCGAGCACCCGCGCCGTCCGATCATGCTGGTGGCTCCCCCGCTCATGCACGCCGCCGGCCTGTACAGCGCGTTCGGCGCGATGCTCGCCTCCGGTACGGTGGTCTTCCTGCCGAGCCGGTCCTACGACCCCAAGCACATCCTCGAGCTCGTCCCCAAGTACCGGGTGACCGACATCTGCCTGGTCGGCGACGCGTTCGCCCGCCCGCTGGCCGACGCGCTCGACGCGGCGGAGGCCTCCGGCAGCCCGGCCGACATGAGCTCGATGCTGCGGATCTTCAGCGTGGGTGTCGCCTGGACCCCCGAGGTCAAGAAGCGCCTGCTGCACCACATGGACATCGTGCTGCAGGACACGATCGCGGCCTCGGAGGGCGGCCCGTTCGCCATCGGGTTCACCCGGCGCGGCCAGGAGCAGATGAGCTCCAAGTTCGTGCTGTTCCCCGGCGCGCGGGTGGTCACCAAGGACGGCAAGGACGTGGTGCCCGGCTCCGGCGAGATCGGCTACCTCGCCGCGCCCGCCCAGGAGGGCTCCGGCTACCTGGGTGACCCGGCCAAGACCGCCGAGGTCTACAAGTACATCGACGGCAAGCGGTACTGCGTGCCGGGCGACATGGCGATCCTCGAGGCCGACGGGACGCTCACCCTGCTCGGCCGGGAGGGCCGGGTGATCAACACCGGTGGCGAGAAGGTCTTCGCCGAGGAGGTGGAGAACGTCATCGTCACCCACCCGGACGTCGCCGACGCCAACGTGGTGGGCATGCCCGACGAGCGGTTCGGGCAGCGGATCGTCGCCGTGGTCGCGCTCAAGCCCGGCGCCACGCTCACCGCCGACGACATCCGTGCGCACGTCGGCGAAAACCTCGCCGACTACAAGAAGCCCCGCGAGGTGGTGTTCGTGCCGGAGATCCGGCGCAGCCCCTCCGGCAAGTCCGATCTGACCTGGGCGCGCAAGGCCGTCGAGGAGTACCGCGCCAAGAGCTCCCAGGCGGGCTGA
- a CDS encoding amidohydrolase family protein → MSGEEKGTTAARMNAEELTAIDVHVHVHASVRRGKAEVEERLKDMAAYFKTESMASTVHEVAAYYRERKMAAVVFGVDNIRDPNNDHQPSNEEIAELAAEHPDVLIPFASVDPARGRAGVEWARRLITEYGVRGFKFHPNAQEFYPNDRAAYPLYEVIAEHGCVALFHTGHTGVGAGTRGGGGIRLKYSNPMYLDDVAVDFPDMPIIMAHPSFPWQEEALSVALHKPQVYIDLSGWSPKYFSPLLVQYANTLLKRKVLFGSDYPVITPDRWLADFEKIDIRPDVRPLILKENAARLFGLTGEG, encoded by the coding sequence GTGAGCGGCGAGGAGAAGGGCACCACGGCCGCCCGCATGAACGCCGAGGAGCTCACCGCGATCGACGTGCACGTCCACGTGCACGCCTCGGTGCGCCGCGGCAAGGCGGAGGTCGAGGAGCGCCTCAAGGACATGGCCGCCTACTTCAAGACCGAGAGCATGGCGTCCACCGTCCACGAGGTCGCGGCGTACTACCGTGAGCGGAAGATGGCCGCCGTGGTGTTCGGCGTGGACAACATCCGCGACCCGAACAACGACCACCAGCCGAGCAACGAGGAGATCGCCGAGCTCGCGGCCGAGCACCCCGACGTGCTCATCCCGTTCGCCAGCGTCGACCCGGCGCGCGGCAGGGCCGGCGTGGAGTGGGCCCGCCGCCTCATCACCGAGTACGGCGTGCGCGGCTTCAAGTTCCACCCGAACGCGCAGGAGTTCTACCCCAACGACCGCGCGGCCTACCCGCTGTACGAGGTGATCGCCGAGCACGGCTGCGTCGCGCTGTTCCACACCGGCCACACCGGGGTGGGCGCCGGTACCCGGGGCGGGGGCGGCATCCGCCTGAAGTACTCCAACCCGATGTACCTCGACGACGTCGCGGTCGACTTCCCCGACATGCCGATCATCATGGCGCACCCCTCCTTCCCCTGGCAGGAGGAGGCGCTGTCGGTGGCGCTGCACAAGCCGCAGGTCTACATCGACCTGTCCGGTTGGTCCCCGAAGTACTTCTCGCCACTGCTTGTCCAATACGCCAACACCTTGCTCAAGCGCAAGGTACTGTTCGGTTCGGACTACCCCGTGATCACGCCGGACCGCTGGTTGGCGGACTTCGAGAAGATCGACATTCGGCCCGACGTACGGCCGCTCATCCTGAAGGAGAACGCCGCCCGGCTGTTCGGCCTGACAGGAGAGGGCTGA
- a CDS encoding SDR family NAD(P)-dependent oxidoreductase — translation MLENKVAVVTGAGRGLGRAYAKALAAAGAAVVVNDIDADVAEETVAEITKNGGKAVAEVGPVGETETAQALVDRAVNEFGRLDIMVTNAGVLRDRTLRNVTDEDFDLVLRTHLRGTFTCGRAAFLRFREQGEGGRLILVGSPAGQRASFGQTAYSAAKAAIVGMARTWAVECAKANVTVNAIIPTALTRMVATIPGLGQLVEEVEKGAPVPRDVRLRGLGTPEDAAGLVVYLASDAAAHVTGQAIGVGGDRIALWSHPSEVVSAVREGGWSAEAIAEIFPSVFTPRLQEYRPEPLEVPGQKPGAGK, via the coding sequence ATGCTCGAGAACAAGGTGGCGGTCGTCACCGGGGCCGGACGGGGCCTGGGACGCGCGTACGCCAAGGCGCTTGCCGCCGCGGGTGCGGCCGTGGTGGTGAACGACATCGACGCGGACGTCGCCGAGGAGACCGTCGCTGAGATCACCAAGAACGGCGGCAAGGCCGTCGCCGAGGTGGGCCCGGTCGGTGAGACCGAGACCGCGCAGGCCCTCGTCGACCGGGCGGTGAACGAGTTCGGCCGGCTCGACATCATGGTCACCAACGCCGGCGTGCTGCGCGACCGCACGCTGCGCAACGTCACCGACGAGGACTTCGACCTGGTGCTGCGCACCCACCTGCGCGGCACGTTCACCTGCGGCCGGGCGGCGTTCCTCCGCTTCCGCGAGCAGGGTGAGGGCGGCCGGCTCATCCTCGTCGGCTCCCCCGCGGGCCAGCGGGCCAGCTTCGGCCAGACCGCCTACTCCGCGGCGAAGGCCGCGATCGTCGGCATGGCGCGTACCTGGGCGGTCGAGTGCGCCAAGGCCAACGTCACGGTCAACGCGATCATCCCCACCGCGCTGACCCGGATGGTCGCCACCATCCCCGGCCTCGGCCAGCTCGTCGAGGAGGTCGAGAAGGGCGCCCCGGTGCCGCGCGACGTCCGGCTCCGCGGCCTGGGCACCCCGGAGGACGCGGCCGGCCTCGTCGTCTACCTCGCCTCCGACGCCGCCGCGCACGTCACCGGCCAGGCGATCGGCGTCGGCGGTGACCGCATCGCGCTGTGGTCCCACCCGTCCGAGGTGGTCAGCGCCGTCCGCGAGGGCGGCTGGAGCGCCGAGGCGATCGCCGAGATCTTCCCCTCGGTGTTCACGCCGCGGCTCCAGGAGTACCGTCCCGAGCCGCTGGAGGTCCCGGGGCAGAAGCCGGGGGCGGGTAAGTGA